One window of the Leptospira dzoumogneensis genome contains the following:
- the rnc gene encoding ribonuclease III — translation MIKKKHNQNQNKTDPKNRKDPSLLASELGLKFNKPSYLEIAFIHSSFRNENPQYKEDNERLEFLGDSVLGLVVAKYLYRTNPSASEGELSRKKATLVSTAMLNGLSEKLGLTHYVLLGRGEGQGGAQKKLGANLFESLVGAVYLDQGMEAAEKFILQHLIDYVKNSDKVREAADYKSILQEICQKKFKLLPSYRLLKEIGPDHEKTFYVSVSIRDKHSAEGKGKNKKFAEQDAAKQLLKALKIKV, via the coding sequence TTGATAAAAAAAAAACACAATCAGAACCAAAACAAGACTGATCCTAAAAATAGAAAGGATCCATCCCTACTTGCGTCCGAACTTGGTTTAAAATTTAATAAACCTTCTTACTTAGAGATCGCATTCATACATAGTTCTTTCCGGAACGAAAATCCACAGTACAAAGAAGACAACGAAAGATTGGAGTTCTTGGGAGATTCTGTTCTAGGGCTCGTGGTCGCAAAATATTTATACAGAACAAATCCTTCCGCGAGTGAAGGAGAACTTTCCAGAAAAAAAGCAACCTTGGTTTCTACGGCAATGTTAAACGGGCTGAGTGAAAAATTAGGACTAACTCATTACGTTTTATTAGGAAGAGGAGAAGGTCAGGGAGGCGCCCAAAAAAAACTGGGGGCAAACCTGTTCGAGTCCTTGGTCGGTGCGGTATATTTGGACCAAGGAATGGAAGCAGCGGAGAAGTTTATACTCCAACATCTTATAGATTACGTTAAAAATTCCGATAAGGTAAGAGAGGCCGCGGATTATAAATCCATCCTCCAGGAAATTTGCCAAAAAAAATTCAAACTTCTACCTTCTTACAGATTGCTAAAAGAGATAGGACCGGATCACGAAAAGACATTTTACGTCAGCGTATCCATCCGGGACAAACATTCTGCGGAAGGTAAAGGAAAGAATAAAAAGTTCGCGGAACAAGACGCTGCGAAACAATTGTTGAAGGCCTTAAAGATAAAGGTTTAA
- a CDS encoding glycoside hydrolase family 36 protein translates to MKAVLRTRIYEEEQKSQFEFPVGRSETKSDCGNYKFSFKLVKSPGKSTYAPVLEWIAERRPPAGLELLTFEWELPSHGIKEGKIFRHGYQSWSLSAAENLEDADISPKLGFLQFSQENIYSEHAGEEGNWISEAYVILLPKNEDSKFFAGAVSKGEEGVKFKILTSPSSKKTTDDFFKGDIRVVYDFFRFEDFKGNKLPLTQIRISKFTGDEAIFIKNYFAELAKNLKVKLPETQVPTGWCSWYHYYTKISEKIILQNLKELRSKNLGLKVFQIDDGYQAEIGDWLETNDRFPGGMGLLAEAVRSEKLIPGIWLAPFLVRKKSKFFQKFPEAVLKDRDGNPVPALWNPNWGVDYTYSLDVTHPASKEFLATVFKTIVKEYGYKYLKLDFLYSALLPGWTYDRSLSPHTRYAEAIKFIRKVVGKDIFILGCGAPMLPSIGLFDAMRISCDVAPFWYREKSRILVKDRNGLCTERALINDITRASMHRTLWLNDPDCLLVRKKKNSMTEAQTKIMASIMSVSGGMLFVSDDLSLVNEDRLELLQKSLTLQSKCRGKTPLPVGLGTEFFPSALYNPSGYLGIWNPSDEKKEISLSLFFPWDKKNSIDYWTGKRPDSLEIDSRKKILKIEMEPWSTVVLHSGKQS, encoded by the coding sequence ATGAAAGCAGTTTTGCGAACCCGTATCTATGAAGAAGAACAAAAGTCTCAGTTTGAGTTCCCGGTAGGAAGATCCGAGACCAAGAGCGATTGCGGGAATTATAAGTTTTCCTTTAAATTAGTCAAATCCCCGGGAAAATCCACGTATGCTCCCGTTTTAGAATGGATCGCGGAAAGAAGACCTCCTGCAGGTTTGGAACTATTGACCTTCGAGTGGGAACTTCCTTCTCATGGGATCAAAGAAGGTAAAATTTTCAGACATGGATACCAATCCTGGAGTCTTTCCGCTGCTGAAAATTTAGAAGACGCGGATATTTCTCCTAAATTAGGATTTTTGCAATTCTCCCAAGAAAATATTTATTCCGAACATGCGGGAGAAGAAGGTAACTGGATCTCGGAAGCCTACGTTATCCTTTTACCTAAAAACGAAGACTCTAAATTTTTTGCAGGAGCCGTTTCCAAAGGAGAAGAAGGAGTTAAGTTTAAAATTTTAACCTCTCCTTCTTCCAAAAAGACAACTGATGATTTTTTCAAAGGGGATATTCGAGTCGTATATGATTTCTTCCGATTCGAAGATTTTAAAGGAAATAAACTTCCGCTCACTCAGATCAGAATTTCCAAATTCACAGGCGACGAAGCCATCTTTATCAAAAATTATTTCGCCGAACTTGCAAAAAATCTAAAAGTAAAACTTCCGGAAACTCAGGTGCCAACCGGCTGGTGTTCTTGGTATCATTATTATACCAAAATTTCAGAGAAGATCATTTTACAAAATTTGAAAGAGCTTAGATCCAAAAACCTAGGACTAAAAGTTTTTCAAATAGATGATGGTTACCAAGCAGAAATAGGAGACTGGTTAGAAACAAACGATCGTTTTCCAGGCGGAATGGGTTTACTTGCAGAAGCGGTCCGTTCCGAAAAATTAATCCCTGGGATCTGGCTTGCTCCATTTTTAGTTCGTAAAAAATCCAAATTTTTCCAAAAATTTCCGGAGGCCGTTTTAAAAGACAGGGACGGAAATCCGGTGCCCGCACTTTGGAATCCGAACTGGGGAGTGGATTATACGTATAGTTTGGATGTGACCCACCCTGCTTCCAAAGAATTTTTAGCCACAGTTTTCAAAACGATAGTAAAAGAATACGGATACAAATATCTAAAACTGGACTTCTTGTATTCAGCATTGCTGCCCGGCTGGACTTACGATCGCAGCCTATCGCCTCATACTCGTTACGCGGAAGCCATCAAGTTTATCCGAAAGGTAGTCGGAAAAGATATATTCATTCTAGGTTGCGGGGCGCCAATGCTTCCTTCTATCGGACTATTCGATGCGATGAGAATTTCCTGTGACGTGGCACCTTTCTGGTATAGAGAAAAATCCAGGATCCTAGTAAAAGACAGGAACGGACTCTGCACTGAAAGAGCGCTAATCAATGATATTACCAGAGCTTCTATGCATAGAACACTTTGGCTGAATGATCCGGATTGCCTATTGGTTCGTAAAAAGAAAAACAGCATGACGGAAGCCCAGACAAAGATCATGGCAAGTATCATGTCCGTATCCGGAGGAATGTTATTCGTATCTGATGATCTTTCCCTGGTGAATGAAGACAGACTCGAATTATTACAAAAAAGTTTAACACTCCAATCCAAATGTAGAGGTAAAACTCCTCTTCCTGTGGGACTTGGGACCGAATTTTTCCCGAGCGCTCTATACAATCCTTCCGGTTATTTAGGAATTTGGAATCCAAGCGACGAGAAGAAGGAGATCTCACTTTCCTTATTCTTCCCTTGGGACAAAAAGAATTCCATAGATTATTGGACCGGAAAAAGGCCCGACTCTTTAGAGATAGATTCCCGCAAAAAAATTCTTAAAATTGAAATGGAACCTTGGTCCACAGTGGTCCTACATTCCGGAAAACAAAGTTGA
- a CDS encoding putative lipoprotein, with the protein MKFFHKIMGTGLLTFGILLSQNCFIDSISNSLSKSSDSLQSISNAVVSVVSSVSSSSKDEAAEKKGYKRDVENLTAFYLQTGSTRSSEFESDLAELASKNGVINWKNSESTYVSIGRGLKKAGVSEEGFKNFAANVNFKPEVAKALERGYLSL; encoded by the coding sequence ATGAAATTTTTTCACAAAATTATGGGAACAGGCTTACTTACATTCGGTATCCTACTCTCCCAAAATTGTTTTATAGATTCCATTTCAAATTCACTTTCTAAATCTTCGGATTCACTACAAAGTATTTCTAATGCTGTGGTCTCCGTAGTTTCTTCCGTTTCCTCTTCTTCCAAAGACGAGGCAGCAGAAAAGAAAGGATATAAAAGAGATGTGGAAAATCTAACCGCATTCTATTTACAAACCGGATCCACTCGTTCTTCTGAATTTGAATCCGACCTGGCGGAACTTGCTTCTAAAAACGGAGTGATCAACTGGAAAAATTCCGAAAGCACTTATGTTTCCATCGGAAGAGGACTTAAAAAGGCAGGAGTAAGCGAAGAAGGTTTTAAAAATTTTGCGGCAAACGTAAACTTCAAACCTGAGGTCGCAAAAGCTCTGGAAAGAGGCTATCTTTCCCTCTAA
- the fabG gene encoding 3-oxoacyl-ACP reductase FabG produces MIDLKGKNAIITGAARGIGKATALKLAQAGANVVIADLNEEASKATAAEIAKATGVKAIGVAVNVANAESAQAGIQAVVDNFGSIEILVNNAGITKDTLMLRMKQEQWDAVIAVNLTGTFNCIQAAIKFMAKNPNGGSIINLSSIAGVNGNIGQTNYSASKAGVIGLTKAVALEMAGRKIRCNAIAPGFIATEMTDAIPEKIRTAMVAAIPLKRAGQPDDIANTIAFLASDISSFITGQVIEVNGGGFLPGVQA; encoded by the coding sequence ATGATCGATTTGAAAGGCAAAAACGCCATTATAACCGGGGCTGCCCGCGGAATCGGTAAAGCAACCGCTCTTAAACTCGCGCAAGCAGGCGCAAACGTTGTCATTGCCGACTTAAACGAAGAGGCAAGTAAAGCTACTGCGGCAGAGATCGCAAAAGCTACAGGTGTAAAAGCAATCGGAGTCGCTGTAAACGTAGCGAACGCAGAATCCGCTCAAGCAGGTATCCAAGCTGTAGTGGATAATTTCGGTTCTATAGAGATCCTAGTGAATAACGCAGGTATCACTAAAGACACTCTTATGCTTAGAATGAAACAAGAGCAATGGGACGCTGTAATCGCAGTGAACTTGACCGGGACTTTCAACTGTATCCAAGCTGCTATTAAATTTATGGCAAAAAATCCGAACGGTGGATCCATTATCAACCTTTCCTCCATTGCAGGAGTGAACGGAAATATCGGACAAACTAACTACTCCGCTTCTAAAGCAGGGGTAATCGGTCTGACCAAAGCAGTCGCTCTGGAAATGGCCGGCCGTAAGATCCGTTGTAATGCGATCGCTCCGGGATTTATCGCTACTGAAATGACAGACGCAATCCCTGAAAAGATCCGTACTGCAATGGTAGCTGCGATCCCTTTAAAGAGAGCAGGACAGCCGGATGATATCGCGAATACTATCGCGTTCTTAGCTTCCGATATTTCCTCTTTCATTACGGGACAAGTGATCGAAGTGAACGGTGGGGGATTCCTTCCGGGAGTCCAAGCCTAA
- a CDS encoding mechanosensitive ion channel family protein, which produces MEEILRLLNPISLLNSKERTITEEFVLVVYFILTLVIVYKTFVLTFDRISPPADNSVRYNRRRVTRILFVVVGAVSLLPVIFSGLSYLPTVMGLAGAGIVISLKDITLNYVGWLLIHGSNGFEVGDRIEIEGIKGDVVNIGINRFTLMELSPDPKSEQSTNRLVHLPNHTIILHKVYVVKEKMGFVWDEFRIKIPHGADWETAEKILNGILKNGSIIDQHKIDYSVRELSKNYLVRLGKTTPIVYMNIEEGGVLFSLRYLTHIKEKRNQKARISREVLKEFAESGIQII; this is translated from the coding sequence ATGGAAGAAATACTTCGGCTCTTAAATCCGATTTCCCTTCTGAACTCGAAGGAAAGGACCATCACGGAAGAGTTCGTCCTGGTCGTGTATTTTATCCTGACCCTGGTGATCGTTTATAAAACTTTCGTTTTGACCTTCGACAGGATCAGTCCTCCCGCTGATAATTCTGTTAGGTATAATCGCAGAAGAGTAACTCGGATCCTGTTTGTGGTTGTGGGAGCTGTCTCCCTTCTCCCCGTAATTTTTTCCGGCTTATCTTATCTTCCTACTGTGATGGGTCTTGCCGGAGCGGGTATCGTTATCTCCTTAAAAGATATTACCTTGAACTATGTGGGTTGGTTGTTGATCCATGGCAGCAACGGTTTTGAAGTAGGGGACCGTATCGAGATCGAAGGTATTAAAGGGGACGTGGTCAATATAGGGATCAATCGTTTTACTTTGATGGAGTTAAGCCCGGATCCTAAATCGGAACAATCCACGAATCGATTGGTGCATCTACCGAACCATACGATCATTCTTCATAAAGTGTATGTGGTGAAGGAAAAAATGGGATTCGTATGGGACGAATTCAGGATTAAGATCCCTCATGGTGCCGATTGGGAAACCGCCGAAAAAATCCTGAACGGGATCCTGAAAAACGGATCCATCATAGACCAGCATAAAATAGATTATTCGGTAAGAGAACTTTCCAAAAACTATTTGGTCCGCTTAGGCAAGACCACACCTATCGTGTATATGAATATAGAAGAAGGCGGAGTATTATTCTCCCTTCGTTATCTGACCCATATCAAAGAAAAAAGGAATCAGAAAGCAAGGATCTCCAGAGAAGTTTTGAAAGAATTTGCGGAGTCCGGGATCCAGATAATCTAA
- a CDS encoding NUDIX domain-containing protein, translating into MEFFFKKKGLRVRVAALIRNRKGEILLLQQKKKDAYYWLLPGGGIEFGESAEDALKRELKEELSLDITSANFLFLNESIDPKGNRHLLQLVFLATVKKQDPEVNLKEKAITGFGYFPLGAVLEMDIRPDIKEFLSSGKYKPAPFVRSQWVYDK; encoded by the coding sequence ATGGAATTCTTTTTTAAAAAGAAAGGTTTAAGGGTCAGAGTGGCCGCTTTGATCCGAAATCGTAAGGGAGAGATCCTACTTCTGCAGCAAAAAAAGAAGGATGCCTATTATTGGTTATTGCCGGGCGGCGGAATTGAATTCGGAGAAAGTGCGGAAGACGCACTGAAAAGAGAACTGAAAGAAGAACTTTCTCTGGATATCACCAGTGCAAATTTTCTATTTCTGAATGAGTCCATAGATCCAAAGGGAAATCGTCACCTTCTTCAGTTAGTATTCTTAGCAACCGTCAAAAAACAAGACCCGGAAGTGAACCTTAAAGAGAAAGCGATCACAGGATTCGGCTATTTTCCTTTGGGCGCGGTTTTAGAAATGGATATAAGACCGGATATTAAGGAATTTCTTTCTTCCGGAAAATACAAACCGGCTCCTTTTGTTCGAAGCCAATGGGTATATGATAAATGA
- the aroB gene encoding 3-dehydroquinate synthase, with product MNPIREVQIKAFSKEYKVQIHSDFRGLGETIKRFYPISSIFILTERKLSGLFSKFYESELSCPGIPFHEIYIKGGEKNKHILRTAEVYNKLIELGADRKSLILALGGGVVGDFAGFIASTFQRGIRFAQIPTTLLASVDSSVGGKVAVNADLGKNMIGSFYQPEFVYLPLIALSTLPKREWRCGMAEIVKHGLLSGGEYLEKVRSNDKSVYDHTSPELLELIVGSILYKANIVSQDERETGLRKVLNLGHTTAHAIESLTNYRRYSHGEAVSIGLLTAIILSAEKQGLDVSWIENLKKILKAYDLPYHDKSKSAQVAKHTLHDKKNVGNSVRFVLLQSPGNPIWDIPVELDEIASAFRKQKKME from the coding sequence ATGAATCCTATCCGGGAAGTACAGATCAAAGCATTCTCGAAAGAATATAAAGTACAGATCCATTCTGATTTTAGAGGATTGGGAGAAACGATCAAAAGATTTTATCCTATTTCTTCCATATTTATACTTACGGAAAGAAAACTTTCAGGATTATTTTCCAAGTTTTACGAATCGGAACTTTCCTGTCCCGGGATCCCATTCCACGAAATTTATATCAAGGGCGGGGAGAAAAATAAACATATACTTCGCACCGCGGAAGTTTATAATAAACTGATAGAGCTTGGAGCGGATCGTAAAAGTTTGATCCTTGCTCTTGGCGGCGGAGTGGTGGGTGACTTTGCGGGATTTATCGCATCCACATTCCAAAGAGGAATTCGTTTCGCACAAATTCCTACGACCTTACTTGCCTCCGTGGATTCTTCCGTGGGTGGAAAAGTGGCTGTGAATGCCGACCTTGGGAAAAATATGATCGGCTCCTTCTACCAGCCTGAATTCGTATATTTACCTTTGATCGCATTGTCCACTTTACCTAAAAGAGAGTGGAGATGTGGAATGGCAGAGATCGTAAAACACGGCCTTTTGTCCGGAGGAGAATACCTGGAGAAGGTCCGTTCGAACGATAAATCAGTCTATGACCATACTTCTCCCGAACTTTTGGAATTGATCGTAGGCTCTATTTTATATAAGGCTAATATAGTTTCCCAGGACGAAAGAGAAACAGGTTTAAGAAAAGTACTGAATTTGGGTCACACAACCGCTCATGCGATTGAATCTCTTACGAATTACAGAAGATATTCTCATGGAGAAGCGGTTTCCATAGGACTTTTGACTGCGATCATTCTATCCGCGGAAAAACAAGGATTGGATGTTTCTTGGATAGAGAACTTAAAAAAAATCCTGAAAGCATACGATCTTCCTTATCATGATAAAAGTAAATCCGCGCAGGTTGCGAAACATACTCTTCATGATAAGAAGAATGTAGGCAATTCAGTTCGATTTGTTCTTCTTCAGTCTCCTGGAAATCCGATTTGGGATATTCCGGTCGAGCTGGATGAGATCGCTTCCGCTTTTAGAAAGCAGAAGAAAATGGAATAG
- a CDS encoding histone deacetylase family protein, producing MDLGPHVFPARKYAMIYNQVKEDPKLSSLPALQPAPVGEEELSLVHTPEFISDFINLRYTDRTMYSELPLNQTMVRSFCLGVGGTILATELTENYKYVYHIGGGFHHSMPDRAEGFCYLNDAAIAAKLYLQKYPERKVLFIDLDLHQGNGNARIFQGDPSVWTFSMHQDELYPKKEKSNLDIPLENGTNDKTYLSRLQEGLDKIQKEFKPDLIYYFAGADPFEDDSLGDLKLTFDGLKARDKMVKTFADSLDIPVVVMPAGGYARNFHDTVRIHFNTIRVFASLI from the coding sequence ATGGACCTTGGTCCCCACGTATTCCCCGCACGTAAATACGCAATGATATACAATCAAGTCAAGGAAGATCCTAAACTTTCTTCTTTGCCTGCCCTCCAACCGGCCCCGGTCGGAGAGGAAGAATTAAGCCTGGTCCATACTCCGGAATTCATTTCCGACTTTATAAATTTAAGATATACGGATCGGACCATGTATTCGGAGCTTCCTCTCAACCAAACCATGGTCCGAAGTTTTTGTCTAGGAGTGGGAGGTACTATTCTCGCCACCGAACTGACGGAAAATTATAAATATGTGTATCATATCGGCGGCGGTTTCCATCACAGTATGCCGGATCGCGCGGAAGGTTTCTGTTATCTAAACGATGCAGCGATCGCTGCGAAACTTTATCTTCAAAAATATCCGGAAAGAAAGGTTTTATTTATAGATCTGGATCTTCACCAGGGAAACGGGAACGCTAGAATTTTCCAAGGAGACCCTTCTGTTTGGACTTTTTCTATGCACCAAGACGAGTTATATCCTAAAAAAGAGAAGTCCAATCTGGATATACCTTTGGAGAACGGGACGAACGACAAAACATATCTTTCCCGTTTACAAGAAGGTTTGGATAAGATCCAAAAAGAATTCAAACCGGATCTGATCTATTATTTTGCGGGTGCTGATCCTTTCGAAGATGATTCTTTAGGAGATCTGAAGCTCACCTTCGATGGATTGAAGGCAAGGGATAAAATGGTAAAAACTTTTGCGGATTCTTTGGATATTCCCGTGGTAGTTATGCCAGCCGGCGGTTACGCAAGAAATTTCCACGACACAGTTCGTATCCATTTTAATACGATCAGGGTTTTCGCCTCCTTAATTTAA
- a CDS encoding SpoIIE family protein phosphatase — MTSITIKPEILIIDDDRDVGEALEILLSKLGYNSTFFDSVEKGKEYFEKETNPIVFLDIHMPKTSGLDVLPYFKNLNPATQVIMMTGERDINNVVTSLTHKASDFLLKPFSLQTVRIAVQRALDYYTLLKEKEARDENILRDLRLASKIQKKILSVPVISPLEVAVDNTPASFVSGDFYVLSKIGNKVMVLLGDIEDHGVTSGLIGLLMTSIAREAYKESQDPSNVLKRMNLELSQEIGTHSLTAAVAVIDLEKKTIQYARGGHPFPVLYQAAGQKLLNEKSGQLLGIMDALEFESHEISYESGDVLFLYSDGLLNSLSSPLFKELEEVRKKGLSIEDYQEAIRTFSKVSLPTREFRDDSSYLLLRL; from the coding sequence ATGACATCAATTACGATTAAACCTGAAATTCTAATCATAGACGACGATCGGGACGTAGGAGAAGCCCTGGAAATTCTTCTCTCCAAACTAGGTTACAATTCTACTTTTTTTGATTCAGTGGAGAAGGGTAAGGAATATTTCGAAAAAGAAACCAATCCTATCGTCTTCCTGGACATCCACATGCCTAAAACAAGCGGGTTGGACGTCCTACCTTATTTCAAAAATTTGAATCCTGCCACCCAGGTCATCATGATGACCGGAGAAAGGGATATCAATAATGTGGTGACTTCTCTCACTCATAAGGCTTCCGATTTTCTTTTAAAACCGTTTTCTCTCCAGACAGTCCGTATCGCGGTCCAAAGAGCATTGGATTATTATACTTTGCTAAAGGAGAAGGAAGCGAGGGATGAAAATATACTTAGAGATCTAAGACTTGCTTCTAAGATCCAAAAAAAGATCCTCTCCGTTCCGGTGATCTCTCCTTTGGAAGTTGCAGTGGACAATACTCCTGCTTCTTTCGTGAGCGGGGACTTTTATGTTCTTTCTAAAATTGGGAATAAGGTAATGGTCCTGCTTGGAGATATAGAGGATCACGGAGTGACTTCCGGACTGATCGGACTTCTAATGACAAGCATCGCAAGAGAAGCTTATAAAGAAAGCCAGGACCCTTCTAATGTTCTGAAAAGAATGAACTTGGAACTTTCCCAAGAGATAGGAACTCATAGTTTAACTGCTGCAGTTGCGGTGATCGATCTGGAAAAAAAGACGATCCAATATGCGAGAGGAGGTCATCCTTTCCCTGTTCTATACCAGGCTGCCGGACAAAAACTTCTGAATGAAAAATCAGGACAATTACTTGGGATCATGGATGCATTGGAATTCGAATCTCACGAGATCTCTTACGAGTCAGGTGATGTTTTGTTCTTATACAGTGACGGACTATTAAACAGCCTCTCTAGTCCTCTATTCAAAGAACTGGAAGAGGTCCGTAAAAAAGGTTTAAGTATAGAAGATTACCAAGAAGCGATCCGCACTTTTAGTAAAGTAAGTTTACCTACCAGAGAATTCAGGGACGATTCCAGTTATCTACTTCTGAGACTCTAA
- the acpP gene encoding acyl carrier protein: MADFEKIKSIIVEQLGVDESEVTPEAHFIDDLGADSLDTVELVMALEEEFGVEISDEDAEKIQTVGDVIKFIDTLKS, translated from the coding sequence ATGGCAGATTTCGAAAAGATTAAGTCTATTATCGTTGAGCAACTTGGAGTGGATGAGTCTGAAGTGACTCCTGAAGCACACTTCATTGATGACCTTGGTGCAGACTCTCTTGACACAGTTGAACTCGTTATGGCTCTTGAAGAAGAGTTTGGCGTTGAAATTTCCGATGAGGATGCTGAAAAGATCCAAACCGTCGGAGACGTAATTAAGTTCATCGACACTCTAAAGTCCTAA
- the pyk gene encoding pyruvate kinase: MFSPEKKTKMVCTIGPSSSDENIITALLRAGMDIARMNFSHGTHEVHKKVFETLRKCESESGVPLGIMADLQGPKIRTGKLRVPQIELEKGNKIRLLPDAEYLGDSEAVGTTYPAMIEDLRSGDKLLVDDGKLVLEVESKSSKEAVLKVIIGGILKSNKGINLPGTPISAPALSEKDLLDLKFALNLGVDYVALSFVRRASDLELAREMMRGTQTGLIAKIERPEAIRNIDEILEAADGIMIARGDLGVEVETERVPVLQKELIYKANRAGKPVITATQMLESMVDNPRPTRAEASDVANAVMDGTDAVMLSGESASGKYPVESAEMMAKILRETENLDRIYEIHWNLKKSELEIERAALGSAAREIAHSINAKAIVNFTRSGYSALITSEMRPKVPILSFTPYLATARKMKLYRGVQPYVMPFMETFFDMIRYMETKLPEDGMLTPGDIVVILSGAPGGEAKSVDFLQIYKIR; encoded by the coding sequence ATGTTTAGCCCGGAAAAAAAAACCAAAATGGTCTGCACCATCGGCCCTTCTTCCTCAGATGAAAATATTATCACCGCACTTCTCCGAGCCGGAATGGACATCGCGAGAATGAATTTCTCTCACGGCACTCACGAAGTTCACAAAAAGGTTTTTGAAACTTTGCGAAAATGCGAATCCGAGTCCGGCGTTCCTCTAGGCATCATGGCGGATCTGCAAGGACCCAAAATCAGAACCGGAAAACTCCGGGTTCCCCAAATCGAATTAGAAAAGGGAAACAAGATCAGACTTTTACCGGACGCGGAATACTTAGGAGATTCCGAGGCGGTCGGCACTACCTACCCTGCCATGATAGAAGATCTTCGTTCGGGAGACAAACTATTAGTAGATGACGGTAAACTCGTACTAGAGGTTGAATCCAAATCAAGCAAAGAAGCCGTTTTAAAAGTTATAATAGGAGGAATTTTAAAAAGCAACAAAGGAATTAATTTGCCTGGAACTCCTATATCCGCACCCGCACTTTCCGAAAAAGATCTACTGGATCTGAAGTTTGCATTAAATTTAGGAGTGGATTACGTCGCATTGAGTTTCGTAAGAAGAGCCTCCGACCTAGAACTTGCCAGAGAAATGATGAGAGGGACCCAAACGGGACTCATCGCCAAAATAGAAAGACCGGAAGCGATCCGTAATATAGACGAAATTTTAGAAGCGGCAGACGGGATCATGATCGCAAGAGGAGACCTAGGGGTCGAAGTGGAAACGGAAAGAGTTCCGGTTTTACAAAAAGAACTTATCTATAAAGCGAACCGCGCGGGTAAACCTGTGATCACCGCGACACAAATGTTGGAATCCATGGTGGACAATCCAAGACCCACCAGAGCGGAAGCAAGCGATGTTGCAAACGCGGTTATGGATGGAACGGATGCAGTCATGTTATCCGGAGAATCCGCCAGCGGAAAATATCCGGTAGAATCCGCAGAGATGATGGCAAAGATACTAAGAGAAACTGAGAACTTAGATCGGATCTATGAGATACATTGGAATTTAAAAAAATCAGAATTAGAAATAGAAAGGGCAGCACTCGGTTCCGCAGCGAGAGAGATCGCACATAGTATCAATGCAAAGGCGATCGTGAATTTTACAAGAAGCGGATATTCTGCGCTTATTACTTCCGAGATGAGACCGAAAGTTCCTATTCTTTCTTTTACTCCTTATTTAGCCACCGCAAGAAAAATGAAATTATATCGAGGTGTTCAACCTTATGTGATGCCATTTATGGAAACTTTCTTCGATATGATCCGTTATATGGAAACCAAACTTCCGGAAGATGGGATGTTGACCCCGGGAGATATAGTGGTTATTCTTTCCGGAGCGCCGGGAGGAGAAGCTAAGTCCGTAGACTTTTTACAAATTTATAAAATAAGATAA